The region AAACGGCGCAAGCGGCCGACAACAGGGTGGAAGTCAGCTTGGGCAGATGTTTTTTCATCCCCCATAAGACTGCTCGCCCCGCCATCTATTCAATCGGAATTTCCCCGGGATGAAAAAATCATCTGACAAACACGGACGCCCCATGCCGCACTTGGGACAGGATGCCGAACGGAAATTCCCTCATCATGCCACTTTCACATGTCGTTGAAATTCCCCCTCCCCATTGGCCCGGATCCAGCTATTACGGCGGCGGACGGCTGTCGGGCATCCGTCGGTTGCCCGCCTGTGGCGACCCTCGGCATTATTCCTCGGGGCGGATGGAAGAATCTTGATGTCCGCCCGCCGCAGCTTATTCTCGAATGACAGTTTTTAATACCATCTCAGTACCTCCCCACATGCCTGCTTTCTACGTCATCGGTCATAAAAATCCGGACACCGACGCCATTTGCTCGGCAATCGGCTACGCCTCACTCCTCCGAGCCGTGGGCGAGGAACCGAACGCGCTGGCGGCACGCTGTGGTGAGATTTCCCAACGGACGAAGTGGGTTCTGGAACGCGCCGGGCTGGATGCGCCGATGATGCTCACGGACGTACGGGTGAATTCCGGCATGATCTGTCACCGCAAGATCATCAAGGTGAGCGTCTCGGACACCTTCCTCACGGCATACCGCCGCATGCTCGCTGCCGAAATCCGTTGCGTGCCGGTGGAGGATGACGAAGGCAACCTGGTGGGCATCCTGCGGTATTTCGATCTCCTCAAGCTCCTGCTGCCCGCCGACACGGAAGGCCTGAGCGTGCGGACGGTCCATGTCTCCCTCGCCAAACTGGCGGATACCCTCAATGCGGAAAGCCTCGGCGCGCTGCTGCCGCCATCCGAATTCGAGGAGGATCTGATCCTGCTCGTCGGCGCCTCGTCCCAAACCACCGTGGACAAACGTCTCAAGCAGGCGGTCGCGGAAGGAAATGTCGGCAAATTCCTCGTCATCTGCGGCGACCGGCCGATCGTCCAGCGCTATGCCATCGATCACGGAGCCCGCGCGTTGTTCGTGACGGGTGGCAATCCGGTTTCCGGAGAAATACTCGCCTACGCGGCCCGCAAGGGAGTGGTCGTGCTGCGCTGCCATCAGGACACCGCCAGCGCTTCCACCCTCATCCGGTGCTCCCGCACGGTCCGCCACGTGATGGAGAAAAATTTCCTCACCGTGGGAGCCACCGAGCCGGTTTCCCGCCTGCGGAAACGCCTGTCCACAGTCGACCAGGATTTGTTTCCGGTGGTCGAGCACACGGGCGGAAAAATGATCGGCGTCCTTTCGAAGTCCGACCTCGTCGATCCACCGCGCATCCGGCTCGCGCTGGTGGATCACAATGAATACGCGCAGGCCGTCAACGGCATCGAGGAAGCGGAGATCACCGAGGTCATCGACCACCACCGCCTCGCCGGGGACCTGGTTTCCCGCGAGCCGATCCGCTATCTCAACGAACCCGTCGGCTCGACCTGCACGCTCGTCGGCCGGAAATTCTTCCATCGCGGCCTGATGCCCGCCCCCAGCGTGGCGATGTGCCTGTGCGCGGGGATCGTCTCGGACACGCTCTGCCTCACCTCCCCCACCACCACCCTGCTCGACCGTGAGATGCTCACCTGGCTCAGCGGCGTGGCCGGGGTGGATCCCAAAAAGTTCACCGACGAGTTCTTCGGCGTGGGATCTCTCATCGCCAATGGAACTCCGGACGAGATCCTCAACGCGGACCGCAAGGAGTTCAGCGAGCAAGGTCTCTCCGTCAGCATTTCCCAGGTCGAGGAACGCGACCTCCATGGATTCGCGGCACGTCGCGAGGAGTTGGAAACCGCGCTGAGGGAGCTTTTCATCCACCAGAAATACGATCTCGCCGTCCTCGCGGTGACGGACGTGGCGCTGCACCACAGCATGATCCTCGCCATCGGCCAGGAATCCGCCGTTTCCAAGCTGCCTTTCGAACGCATGGACGAGACACTTTTCCACGCGCCGGGTGTTGTCAGCCGCAAGCGCCAGATTTTCCCGGCGGTATGCGAGGCGATCCAGCTTTCCAGGTAGGGCTACACACTTCATGAGCGCAGAAGGGACACCTTGGTCACCGTTCCAGTCTCCAGAGGTGCGTGAGATCTGGGCGCACATGACTGGCTCTGAAAGAAACAAGGCGTCCCGACTGGGCGGTCTTTATGGTTTGTGGGTCGCTGTCACCTTTGCCGGGCCGCTGGCATTTGCCATCGCCCTTGGAAATTTCACTTTTGGAACCGCTGCTCTTGTCTTGATCATCGTTCACATCGCCTGCGTTCCTGCCTGGCAAAAGAAAATACGCCGCTTTCTGTGTTCCACGGGTTGGGCCCGGGAGCGCGACTTGGCACCG is a window of Luteolibacter yonseiensis DNA encoding:
- a CDS encoding putative manganese-dependent inorganic diphosphatase translates to MPAFYVIGHKNPDTDAICSAIGYASLLRAVGEEPNALAARCGEISQRTKWVLERAGLDAPMMLTDVRVNSGMICHRKIIKVSVSDTFLTAYRRMLAAEIRCVPVEDDEGNLVGILRYFDLLKLLLPADTEGLSVRTVHVSLAKLADTLNAESLGALLPPSEFEEDLILLVGASSQTTVDKRLKQAVAEGNVGKFLVICGDRPIVQRYAIDHGARALFVTGGNPVSGEILAYAARKGVVVLRCHQDTASASTLIRCSRTVRHVMEKNFLTVGATEPVSRLRKRLSTVDQDLFPVVEHTGGKMIGVLSKSDLVDPPRIRLALVDHNEYAQAVNGIEEAEITEVIDHHRLAGDLVSREPIRYLNEPVGSTCTLVGRKFFHRGLMPAPSVAMCLCAGIVSDTLCLTSPTTTLLDREMLTWLSGVAGVDPKKFTDEFFGVGSLIANGTPDEILNADRKEFSEQGLSVSISQVEERDLHGFAARREELETALRELFIHQKYDLAVLAVTDVALHHSMILAIGQESAVSKLPFERMDETLFHAPGVVSRKRQIFPAVCEAIQLSR